The sequence tatatatatataacttcgatCAATGACAGTCATTTAATTGTCAGACTCAACTCAAAATCAAACAGTGGTAAGAAAATAGACCACATCTTCCATGATAAACTGCTGCTTAAAGGGTATTTGTAATGCTTATGGTCGATCTCCTTAATCATTTTATCCAACCAAATAGTGTCAATTAATAGATTTGAAAGCTAAATAATGATTGATAATGAATATCTTGACTGAGTATTGATTTCATATATTCTGTTGTTTTGTTTTTACATTTACAAGTGTTTATATAACAAAAGTTTCTAACAGCTAATTCTACTTTGGGTATGGATCCAATTAAGTTTGGAACCCCCTTTTACAATAATGGAAAAGGCTGTTATTTGTGCAGGATGATATCCGTTGAACTAGTGACCAATGCAGTCTTGTGATCTCTATATCGAGAAATGATGAAGTCAACAACTTCTGATCCTAAAGTCAAATTACCAAAAATGGTAATTTGACTTTCATTGATTGCTTTGTTGTTGTTTGATTCTAACAAATAGATTATCATTGAAGTTATATCTTCCATTATGGCAGTTAACAATTTTATgcctaataatactccgtagtaaaaGTATATCGTGTTATAGTTTAAACCAGAATGCATTTTGACACATCCCTTTTTGACCTGTTACCCAACCAACCCGCATATTTTGTGATCTCTGATACCATTCAGTAGGTAAAAATAAAAACGTTATACAAGTTTTCACCTCCCAGTGTCATAGTACATTGATAAGTCCCAAAGCTTTCAATAGATTCGCCCTTATATCGGGAAATGATGAAGTCAACAACTTCTGATCCTAAAGTCAAATTACCAAAAATGGTAATTTGACTTTCATTGATTGCTTTGTTGTTGCTTGATTCTAACAAATAGATTATCATTGAAGTTATATCTTCCATTATCGCAGTTAACAATTTTATgcctaataatactccgtagtaaaaGTATATCGTGTTAGTTTAAACCAGAATGCATTTTGACCCGTCCCTTTTTGACCTGTTACCCAACTAACCCGCATATTTTGTGATCTCTGATACCATTCAGTAGGTAAAAATAAAAACGTTATACAAGTTTTCACCGCCCAGTGTCATAGTACATTGATAAGTCCCAAAGCTTGCAGTAGATTCGCCCTTATATCGGCTTCAATTTTGACAGTTAAGTCCATCATCGACTCTAGTCTGATTTTCCACCCACTTTATTATTACTTACGAATAAAAAAATGCAACAACTTAGCTGCTTACTTGATGGGTGAAGTATAGTTAGTTTAGATTGAAGCTCTTCTGGTGAAGGTTGTTATCTTAGATCTATATGAAGTCCAAAAATCAGCCTAATCAAATGGTGAAGGgggaatattattatattattaataaacagTTAAACACAAACTATTGGCCGATAATATAATATTGTTGATAACTGATTTTGGACAAGCTCTCAAGTCCAACCTTTAACATATAAGATCCCAGGAGCACATTACTTTACTCGTGTTCATATAAGAAAGTCAAACTTGAGCAGCTAGaggttgacttttttttttttttttactacaagATCCATGATCCACAACATTAATTGGGCACGTTCAATATATAAAACAGAGTCGAAGCTGACCTACAGGCCATTCATAACATTAATTGAGCATGTGCAATATATATTATGAGGGCCAACGTCCAGGACTTAGTTCCTAAGAGGTTTCATAACTGCGATTCTACAAAAATAGTCATCTATAAATCACTCTTTCAAGAACAGTGCAGTTAACAAAAATGCAAACCTTAAACATGGCATTCCAACAACAATTAGTTGTTTTCATTATGGCCTTCTTCATGTATCTCTCTACTTATGAACATGAAGCCATTGCTCAATGGTTACCATCATACAATTCTGTAGTCACTCAAGTTACCAAACATACAGATTCCACTAAACCTCTCTATAGCATTAACATTATGACTAAATACGTATGGGATGATACTAGACACACAAACTTCCTCATAGACATCGACGCTCCATTCATATGGTACGATTGCATCCCTAAGTGGGACATGTATCAAAACGGTTGCGACACCAACACGAACTGTGCGCCACCTGTTTCTTGTGGTGAATCTCAATGCACAGACATTCAAACCTCTTCTTCTTATAAACAATATTCTTCTTCATGTCCTCCTGCTACCAACAGTTCGACAACATTACCTGGTTGGGACGGTTGCACATGCCCCGTGAGTATAGTAAACCCCATTAAAGGGTCGTGCAGTGAAGCAGTGCTAACTTACGGTGATTTAATGATTGAATCTCCTTTTTTCGTTAGTTTACACCCTAACGCCCTATGTGCTCCGTCTTCTTCATTTGACTCGTTTCCCAAAAATGTTAGCGGTGTAGTGGCTTTATCCACCTCATCATACGCATTACCATCACTATCGGTAACTTCGGGATTATTTCGAAGATCCTTTTCTCTATGTTTGCCTAGTTCAGTGTCTAACACTGGTGTGTTCTTCCTTGGAACTAGTTCATATTATTTTTTTCCAAATTCAAAACTCGACGTAAGAAGTTATCTTTCTTATACTCCGTTACTAAACCATCCAGATTCTTTTGGATACTTTATCGGTGTCAAAAGCATTGTAATAAAGAAGAGAGCTATTAATGTTCCAGCGAATACCACTACAAAGCTGAGTACGCTTGAGCCTTACACCACTTTCAGAACCGACATTTACAATCAAGTGGTTCGAAGGTTCTTAAAGGTTACAAGAGAACTCACTATGGCAAAGCCAATCGCACCATTCGACTTTTGTTACGAAGCATCAGCCAATGGTACTACTAAAGTTGGTTTAAAAGTTCCAAATATTGATTTTAGTCTTGAAGATGGGAAGAATTGGACTGTACACACTGCTAACTCCATGAAGCAAGTGACAAAAGATGTAGCGTGTCTAGCGTTTGTAGATGGTGGTGCGACAAGTGAACATGGAATTGTAATCGGAACACATCAGATGGAAGATAACTTCTTGACGTTCGATTTAGTGAATTCGACTTTGGGATTCAGTTCTTCCTTATTGACTAAAGGAACTTCTTGTTCAAGCTTTAAGTCTATCGGCAACTGAACCTTTTCTTGAAATGCAATATCACCTTATTTATGTTTGGTCTTTTATAAGATTATTTTAACACAGGATGCCTAATGTAAATGCTTATATTATGTATGCttatattacttaatatatatatatatatatatatatatatatatatatatatatatatatattactgtaaGTGTTTATGAATCATGCTAAAACTTGATTACCGTATTACGATTATTTGATTTGATTTAAATCTAACAATTGAACAACTGTCATACAAAGATCTGTACAAAAGTGTGTACAAAAGTTTAATCACTTTAACAAAAATCTGTAAAGTCTCTATATGACCTTAAACACTGCTCAAAGGGTATCTGTAATGCTTATGGTCTCCCAAATCGTTTTAGTTAACCAATTGAATTATTATAGAAGTTATATAGTTTTATAATCTTATTTAACAGTTTATGAAAATTAATTTTTAAGAATGATTAGTCTACTGGGTCAACGCAATGCAACCCGAACCATACTGAAACAACCCGTTAAAACTAGAATACGTTCTGACCCGTCCAATTCAAACCCGTTACCCAACCAAACCGAACATTTTGTCATCTCTAATAGCATTCGGTAGGTAGAAAAAAAAATGGAAATTTCAAACAAACCTGTTGCATTCGTACATGATTTCACCTTCCAGCACGGATAATATCCAAAGCTTCTTCAGAGTCGTCCTTATATCGGCTTCTATTTCAACAGTTAGATCCATCATCAACTCTTGTCTCTGATTTTCCGCctactacaaaaaaaaaaaaaaaaaaaaaaaaaaaaaaaaaaaaagtttagccTTTTACTTGATAAGGTGTACGGTAgttatacctggcaaacgggtcaggttgggtaacAGGTCAAAAATGTTTTGGGTTGAATTGGGTCATGAGTCAAAGGGTCAGATTTTTAAACGGGTACAAATAGGGTCAGTTTGGGTAATGGGTCGGGGTCAAAaagaaaacaaacaaaaataatgaGGTAAATTTGACAACGTAAAAAATAGCACCCGCAAAAACACCCTGGCAACTGGAAACCTAAATCGGACTAAAACTGTTGGAGATAtgaagaactttaaacaattagagggaagattccaggaaactcacacgaagcttccacgaagttgttaggaaactcacatgtagcttccacgaagttgtgaggaaattcacatgtagcttccacgtaactgtcagaaaactcacatgtagcctccatgaagctgtcaggaaactcacatgaagcttcaaggaattgtttttagcttactccttaaaccattctataaatagaccctcttgtaactcattgtaaacacaccacaaatattcagtaaatacattctctagttggtccgtgaactaaagcaatcacaacgattgcatataaccacgttatctcttgtgtcgatttacatttcttgcatttataatctttcgttcattaagtgggttagtaatcttgtagaattactatcggtgagtgatcttgttgaatcacttgcgttgttttgggtcctaatatccttacaactggtatcagagcacaaggtttcgactttgggaatgatggcggaagacggaaagtttagaatcgaccgattcgatgggagagactttggcttttggaagatgcaaattgaagattacttgtatcaaaagaagctacaccaacccttgttagagaccaagcctgaaagcatgaacgatgccgattggacgcttttggatcgtcaagctttgggcgctattcgtctttcgcttgctaagaacgttgcatacaacgttgtgaatgagaagacaacgtttgcttgcttgaaagcactctctaacatgtatgagaaacctaccgcttctaataaggtatttctcatgcgtcaattgttcaatacaaagatgaaggaaggtacgagtgcaacggatcatatcaatgaatttaataatatcgtttcaaggcttgaatcggtagaaattaagtttgatgatgaactaaaagcactaatcttgttttcatcattaccggaaagttggtcgggtacggttaccgcggttagtagctctacgggaactactaagctagcgtttgaagcaataagggatttgattcttggtgaagatactcgtaggagaaactcgggggaatcgacatccggttctttgttaagtaccgacaaccgtggtaggaaatttgatagcggtgagaagaagggtagaaagaagtataagaagaggtatccatcgaaagataaaagtgaagctgtttgttggggttgcaataaaaaaggacactttcaaaggaattgtaaaaatggtccggcgaaaggtgtgaacttgaccgaggaagaaagtgatgatgcacttttatgtagtgttgaaaattctatggagtcttggattttggattcgggagcttcatttcatgctactcatgtcaaaagcatgatgaagaattttcgtccatatcaaggcaaggtgagattggcggacgacaaacaactcaatatagagggcattggagatgttgtattgaagactactcttggctctaattggaccttgaaaaacgtaaggtacattcctaaattaaaaaggaaacttatttctgttggtcaattagatgatgaaggtaacgcggttacttttgaaaaccgccaatgaaaggtggttaagggtagttgtgtcgtggctcgtggacataaaaggggaactctttatatggttgaagtgtttgatgaagacacggtggttgctacggttaatgttgagtccgaattaactctatggcaccgaaggctcgggcatatgagtgagaagggtatgaagatgcttgtttcgagtgggagaattccggatttgaaaaaggtagaacttgagttttgcgaaccatgtgtatatggaaagcaaaagaaggtgacttttgggaaatcagggaatgcacctaagttggagaaattggagctcgttcatacggatgtgtttggtccaaccaatgtagaatcacatggaggttctcgctattatgtcaccttcattgacgactccactcgaaaggtatgggtttattttcttaaagctaaattcgatgtatttaatacttttgtgaagtggaaagctatggtagaaaatgagactaatttgaaagtcaagtgcttgaagtcggataatggaggggaatatggtagtcttgagtttaaagaccattgtgcaaagctcggtattagaatgctGAAAATGGTACCGgaaacaccgcaacacaatggggtcgccgaacgtatgaatcgtacgttaaatgaaagggctaagagtatgagactacatgccggtttgcctaagatgttttgggtagatgcggttaatacggcagcttatttgattaacaggggaccctcaacaccgttgggtttccgaattcccgaggaagaatggcaaggtaagaaggtgagttataatcaccttaggatctttgggtgtaatgcttatgtgaagaccaaagatgcggatagagacaagcttgaagctaagtcaaagaagtgtattttcgtaggctacgggtcggatgaaatgggctatcgttgttgggataacgaggctagaaaagtaattcgttcttgcgatgttacttttgatgaagattcggtctatagcaaaccggaaacggggagtcctaaaccgggtcatgttacttttgacgatgtttctattgatgatcttacaggttctagtgggagtacgggaaacAATGAATTACCAACAAACGGTGAGGTgtcagaaaatgctaatgatggggacggttcggaaagcggtgatgattccgaacataatgcgagttctagtgatgaggaggacataAATGAAACCGGTTCAACCATttcggttgctcctacactaagacactcgactagagtgcccaaacctaatcctaggtattctccatctgcaaactacttgctctataccgagaatggtgaacccgaaagttactttgaggcaagaaagataaaagaatccatacaatgggagcttgccatgaaagaagagatggggtcacttgagaagaataaaacttagtcactagtgaagttacctcatgataaaagggcgttgcaaagtaaatgggtgtatcgaatcaagaattagttggatggcaagaaaagatataaggctcgtttggtggttaaaggctttcaacaaaagaaaggagttgactaccaagagatattttcaccagtagtgaagatgactactattcgtttggtactttctatggttgcatccgaagacttacatctagagcaactagatgtgaagaccgcattcttgcatggtgatcttgttgaagagatctacatgaggcaacccgagggctttgaggtaaagggtaaagagaagtgagtttgtaagctaaagaaaagtttgtatggattgaagcaagcacctcggcaatggtacttgaagtttgatgattttatgaagaagattggtttcttaagatgtgaagcggatcactgttgctacttgaagaaactcaagtcttcttatataatcttattgttgtatgttgatgacatgttacttgcaggttccaacatgtccgaaattaacaagttgaagggattactttcccgtgaattcaagatgaaagatcttggtggtgctaggcaaatacttggcatgcgTATTGTGCGTGATCCT comes from Rutidosis leptorrhynchoides isolate AG116_Rl617_1_P2 chromosome 4, CSIRO_AGI_Rlap_v1, whole genome shotgun sequence and encodes:
- the LOC139842985 gene encoding gamma conglutin 1-like, whose amino-acid sequence is MAFQQQLVVFIMAFFMYLSTYEHEAIAQWLPSYNSVVTQVTKHTDSTKPLYSINIMTKYVWDDTRHTNFLIDIDAPFIWYDCIPKWDMYQNGCDTNTNCAPPVSCGESQCTDIQTSSSYKQYSSSCPPATNSSTTLPGWDGCTCPVSIVNPIKGSCSEAVLTYGDLMIESPFFVSLHPNALCAPSSSFDSFPKNVSGVVALSTSSYALPSLSVTSGLFRRSFSLCLPSSVSNTGVFFLGTSSYYFFPNSKLDVRSYLSYTPLLNHPDSFGYFIGVKSIVIKKRAINVPANTTTKLSTLEPYTTFRTDIYNQVVRRFLKVTRELTMAKPIAPFDFCYEASANGTTKVGLKVPNIDFSLEDGKNWTVHTANSMKQVTKDVACLAFVDGGATSEHGIVIGTHQMEDNFLTFDLVNSTLGFSSSLLTKGTSCSSFKSIGN